A genomic region of Enterococcus sp. 12C11_DIV0727 contains the following coding sequences:
- the yqeC gene encoding selenium cofactor biosynthesis protein YqeC, with protein METLSGCFDFQGQQVVSLIGSGGKTSLMWYLAEYYRDQTILVSTTTKIGYPVEQSYDYFYSEDFSTLGKDGCGITLAGCLTADGYKLGALPLAVFRQSLQYFDKAFLEADGSKQLPLKGWETFEPVVLPETTVTIGLIPISAVGKAIDDRTIHRLPLFLRATGATQGAKIHEETLAEIITSPTGLWEKSQGQRILCINQVETPAQLNQAKKVLSLLPQMLLKRLSKVIACNIQSKEGIVLWEK; from the coding sequence ATGGAAACCTTGAGCGGCTGTTTTGATTTTCAAGGTCAACAAGTCGTTTCATTGATCGGCAGTGGTGGAAAAACAAGCTTGATGTGGTATCTTGCTGAGTATTATCGTGATCAAACTATTTTAGTCAGCACAACGACGAAAATTGGTTATCCAGTGGAACAATCATATGATTATTTTTATAGTGAAGACTTTTCAACACTAGGTAAAGATGGATGTGGGATCACATTGGCAGGTTGTTTGACTGCTGATGGCTATAAATTGGGTGCACTGCCTCTTGCTGTCTTCCGACAATCACTTCAGTATTTTGACAAGGCATTTTTAGAGGCCGATGGTTCCAAGCAATTACCTTTAAAAGGCTGGGAAACCTTTGAGCCTGTTGTGTTGCCGGAAACAACTGTTACGATTGGTTTGATTCCCATCTCTGCTGTAGGAAAAGCTATTGATGATAGAACGATCCATCGTTTGCCGCTTTTTCTGCGTGCAACCGGGGCTACTCAAGGAGCAAAAATCCATGAAGAAACATTAGCTGAAATCATTACTAGTCCCACAGGTTTATGGGAGAAAAGTCAGGGACAACGGATTCTTTGTATCAATCAGGTGGAAACACCAGCGCAATTGAATCAGGCAAAAAAAGTCTTATCCTTATTACCACAAATGTTGTTAAAACGCTTGAGTAAAGTGATTGCCTGCAATATTCAATCGAAAGAAGGCATTGTATTATGGGAAAAATAA
- a CDS encoding DUF3343 domain-containing protein: MEYLLTFQNTHYAVHSEKILLNKKIPVSVMALPTSLGDFCGICLRLAREDFEQGRMHLADAKIPIKGVFTIEGSNSERKYVPWKP, encoded by the coding sequence ATGGAGTATCTTTTAACGTTTCAAAATACCCATTATGCGGTTCATAGTGAGAAAATTTTACTCAATAAAAAAATACCTGTTTCAGTTATGGCACTACCGACAAGCTTAGGCGATTTTTGTGGTATTTGTTTAAGACTGGCGAGAGAAGATTTTGAACAAGGGCGAATGCATTTAGCGGATGCTAAGATACCGATTAAAGGAGTATTTACAATTGAAGGAAGTAACAGTGAAAGGAAGTATGTCCCATGGAAACCTTGA
- the yedF gene encoding sulfurtransferase-like selenium metabolism protein YedF has product MKKINALGKPCPIPVIEAKKAIREIKNDGGLIEIIVDNEVSVKNIEKMAKGLGLKTTSQTLKNDEFTVEIVVPKNQDQLNQTVSDSELVVAFGRKTMGDGDPDLGAMLLKSYIYSLTELDTPPEHLLFFNSGAFLTNQGSNTLNDLKVLVDKGTQISTCGACLDFYQIKETLAIGEITNMYGISEVMAQAKKVINF; this is encoded by the coding sequence ATGAAAAAAATTAATGCTTTAGGTAAACCCTGTCCAATTCCAGTGATTGAAGCAAAAAAAGCGATTCGGGAAATCAAGAATGATGGTGGGCTTATTGAAATCATCGTAGATAATGAAGTTTCTGTGAAAAATATCGAGAAAATGGCTAAGGGATTGGGGCTTAAAACAACCAGTCAAACACTAAAAAACGATGAATTTACGGTTGAAATCGTCGTTCCCAAAAATCAAGATCAGTTAAACCAAACAGTATCAGATAGTGAATTAGTCGTTGCTTTTGGACGTAAAACTATGGGGGACGGTGATCCAGATTTAGGGGCAATGCTATTAAAAAGTTATATTTATTCTTTGACTGAACTAGATACACCACCAGAGCATCTCTTGTTCTTTAATAGTGGGGCATTTTTGACGAATCAAGGCTCCAATACATTGAATGACTTGAAAGTGTTAGTAGATAAAGGGACACAGATCAGTACGTGTGGTGCCTGTTTAGATTTTTACCAAATCAAAGAAACATTAGCAATCGGTGAAATCACAAATATGTATGGGATTTCAGAAGTAATGGCGCAGGCGAAAAAAGTCATCAATTTCTAA
- the selD gene encoding selenide, water dikinase SelD, with protein sequence MDFLSQCTSGGCGAKIGPNELVGFLGGLPKFSDEKLLVDFNASDDAAVYQVSENLALISTVDFFSPMVEDPRTFGRIAAANALSDVYAMGGEVLFALNLVCFPEKMAKQKLSEILIGGAEKLKEAQASLAGGHSIYDHEPKYGLAVTGQVDPKKIIHNNTPKVGDILILTKALGVGLVQSAVRGGVACKTSEKAAIASMERLNKYAAEKMRDFPVHACTDVTGFGLLVHASEMAGADVTLVIDPEQLPLLPHAYHYAEEFLATAAGQRNRQFLETKIDLTNTTPAFQEILFDPQTSGGLLISVAVQKAVECLAAIQKDDPVAAIIGEVCQKESDQSIIIV encoded by the coding sequence ATGGATTTTTTATCACAATGTACGTCAGGTGGGTGTGGTGCCAAAATTGGACCAAATGAATTAGTTGGTTTTTTAGGTGGTTTGCCCAAATTCTCTGATGAAAAGTTATTAGTCGATTTTAATGCATCTGATGATGCAGCAGTCTATCAAGTATCAGAAAATCTTGCGCTGATCTCAACAGTGGATTTTTTTTCACCGATGGTCGAAGATCCCCGCACTTTTGGCAGGATTGCCGCAGCAAATGCACTGAGCGATGTTTATGCAATGGGAGGAGAAGTGTTGTTTGCATTGAACTTAGTTTGTTTTCCAGAGAAAATGGCAAAACAAAAGCTTTCAGAAATCCTGATTGGCGGTGCTGAGAAATTAAAAGAAGCACAGGCTTCATTAGCTGGTGGGCATTCGATCTATGATCATGAACCTAAATATGGATTAGCCGTTACAGGACAAGTGGACCCAAAAAAAATCATTCATAATAATACTCCAAAAGTCGGCGATATTTTGATTCTTACTAAAGCCTTGGGGGTGGGACTAGTTCAATCTGCTGTTAGAGGAGGAGTAGCGTGTAAAACATCAGAAAAGGCAGCAATCGCCTCGATGGAACGACTAAATAAATATGCGGCTGAAAAGATGCGTGATTTTCCTGTTCATGCGTGTACAGATGTGACCGGTTTTGGCTTATTAGTGCATGCATCTGAAATGGCGGGGGCAGATGTGACGCTTGTGATTGATCCAGAACAATTACCACTTTTACCGCACGCCTATCATTATGCAGAAGAGTTTTTAGCAACAGCGGCCGGACAAAGAAATCGCCAATTCTTGGAAACTAAAATTGACTTGACCAACACTACGCCAGCATTTCAGGAGATTTTATTTGATCCTCAGACCTCGGGCGGATTACTGATTAGTGTCGCTGTACAGAAGGCTGTAGAATGTCTTGCGGCAATCCAAAAAGATGATCCAGTAGCGGCGATTATAGGGGAAGTTTGCCAGAAAGAATCAGATCAGTCGATTATTATTGTATGA
- the sclA gene encoding selenocysteine lyase SclA, giving the protein MKQSVYLNHAATSNHKFEATIQSLCQYLERNNNLNTNRGSQNIDELEVVFEARQLLAEFFHAPDPAHIIFTANATTSLNMVLNGLLKPGDHVLTTEVEHNAVARPLHLLEKRQNISVTRIPCKLDGRLDPEIIESLIRPETRVIVMTHASNVLGTILPVKECFEIAKAHGIITVLDSAQTAGFLAIDIEEMLIDVLAFTGHKSLMGLSGIGGFALAQNMEHKIKPWMSGGTGSASLSLAQPDFLPDKFEPGTQNMLGILSLKSSLESIKELGLNKIADHERALTSRFLTGLKKLPVTILGCTEAIQRVPVVSIKSARVDSGELSQQLFDRYQIVTRSGLHCSPLAHQTAGTLKIGAVRFSFGWNTTLDEIEYTLKALKEILSE; this is encoded by the coding sequence ATGAAACAGTCTGTGTATCTAAACCATGCAGCTACTTCAAATCACAAATTTGAAGCGACTATTCAATCATTATGTCAATACTTAGAAAGAAATAATAATTTAAATACGAATCGTGGTTCACAAAATATCGATGAACTTGAAGTGGTTTTTGAGGCTCGCCAATTGTTGGCGGAATTTTTTCATGCACCTGATCCGGCACATATTATTTTTACGGCAAATGCAACGACTTCACTAAATATGGTGCTAAATGGTCTATTAAAACCAGGGGATCATGTCTTAACAACTGAAGTAGAACATAACGCCGTGGCTAGACCTTTACACCTGCTAGAAAAGCGACAGAATATTTCAGTGACACGTATTCCTTGCAAATTAGATGGCAGGCTTGATCCAGAAATAATTGAATCACTGATTCGTCCAGAAACAAGAGTCATAGTGATGACACACGCATCCAATGTATTAGGGACGATTTTACCTGTGAAAGAATGCTTTGAAATTGCAAAAGCACACGGTATCATCACAGTTTTGGATAGCGCACAAACTGCGGGTTTTTTAGCAATTGATATAGAAGAGATGTTGATCGATGTTTTGGCATTTACAGGACACAAGAGTCTAATGGGGCTTTCTGGAATCGGAGGATTTGCTCTAGCACAAAATATGGAGCACAAAATCAAGCCCTGGATGAGTGGTGGTACAGGCAGTGCCTCGTTATCACTTGCGCAGCCTGATTTTTTACCAGATAAATTTGAACCGGGCACACAAAATATGTTAGGAATTTTAAGTTTGAAGAGTTCACTTGAATCTATAAAAGAACTTGGGCTCAACAAAATCGCAGATCATGAGCGCGCCCTGACCTCGCGATTTTTGACGGGATTAAAAAAATTGCCTGTAACAATTCTAGGATGTACAGAAGCAATTCAAAGGGTACCCGTTGTTTCAATCAAGTCAGCAAGGGTTGATTCTGGAGAACTTTCTCAGCAATTATTTGATCGCTATCAGATTGTCACACGATCGGGATTACATTGTTCTCCGTTGGCACACCAAACTGCTGGAACGCTAAAAATCGGTGCAGTTCGTTTTAGTTTTGGTTGGAATACGACCTTAGATGAAATTGAGTACACTTTAAAAGCCTTAAAGGAAATTTTGTCAGAATAA
- a CDS encoding NTP transferase domain-containing protein, with protein sequence MLKVSAIIMASGCSVRMGTNKLFLDYQGETFLERTLNLTKKMPFFERILVISPENLQGLKLPTDLKVVQNIEAQKGQSASVRLGTKAATGEGYLYLTVDQPRLTQALLESLFSAYSKETIVFPIDQREAPCSPMFFGEAFRSELLKVTGASGGRVVRDNHPEAWRKIRVDRPECLIDIDTPAEYQNLTNQSICHSRKG encoded by the coding sequence ATGCTGAAAGTAAGTGCAATCATTATGGCTTCAGGATGTTCTGTACGAATGGGAACAAATAAACTCTTTCTTGATTATCAAGGGGAGACTTTTTTGGAGCGGACGTTAAACCTCACTAAAAAAATGCCATTTTTTGAACGGATTTTAGTTATTTCACCTGAAAACTTGCAGGGATTAAAGTTACCTACTGATCTAAAGGTCGTTCAAAATATAGAAGCACAGAAAGGGCAAAGTGCAAGCGTTCGTTTAGGAACAAAAGCGGCTACTGGAGAAGGCTATCTTTATTTAACTGTCGATCAACCACGATTAACGCAAGCGTTGCTTGAATCCCTTTTTTCAGCTTACTCTAAAGAAACCATCGTTTTTCCAATTGATCAAAGGGAAGCACCATGTAGTCCTATGTTTTTTGGTGAAGCGTTTCGTTCTGAATTACTAAAGGTTACAGGAGCTTCTGGTGGTCGAGTTGTTCGGGATAATCATCCAGAAGCTTGGCGTAAAATTCGTGTAGACAGGCCTGAATGTTTGATTGATATCGATACGCCAGCAGAATATCAGAATTTAACCAATCAAAGCATTTGTCACAGTAGGAAGGGATAA
- the xdh gene encoding selenium-dependent xanthine dehydrogenase translates to MYSLVVNGKTETCDTNKKLMDFLREDLRLTGTKDGCNQGSCGACSVLLNGRVSKACLFSLEKVDGKEIVTIEGLDQHQKDVYAYAFAKTGAVQCGYCIPGIVISAHGLLNKKAEPSDEDVRKAIRGNICRCTGYVKIVEAIQLAAKMFREKLSIPEEQSNGKLGEDFKRVDAVEKTLGTGQYVDDITIEGMLHASAVRSAYPRAKVLKIDISKAVEHPECVTVLTAKDVPGNNKIGHLEFISDWDVMISVGDTTRYVGDAIALVVSTTREALEEIKELVEITYEELTPITSCEAALVEDAPLIHEKGNILSHEHLIRGNADEQLASSEYVVTQHYSVPINEHAFMEPECAIAMPEGEDGILLYSAGQSIYDEQREVARMLGVEKENIHVQAKLVGGGFGGKEDMSVQHHAALAAWCLQKPVKVLLSRQESLMIHPKRHGMEMDFTTGCDAQGNLTAMKAVIYADTGAYASLGGPVLQRACTHAAGPYKYQDIDVEGYAVYTNNPPAGAFRGFGVCQTAFAIESNLNLLAEKVGISQWDIRYKNAAEPGDSLPNGQLVSKNAALKETLLAVKDAYENAEIAGISCFFKNSGIGVGLSDVGRCIVSVEDGKVHVRTSAACIGQGMATVTTQVACETLDLPPEMIIAEAPDTRRTPDSGTTTASRQSLFTGEATRRAAMQLRYELDMGRALSDLEGQEFYGEYSAKTDPLINDKKSPVSHAGYGYAAEVAILDEKGKVEKFVAAYDMGQVVNPKAAEGQIEGGIVMGMGYALTEKFVMEDGYVKAKYATLGLLNAAQVPPIETILVQADNIHDGLAYGIKGVGELATIPTAPALAGAYYALDGKLRSTLPMEDTFYQKK, encoded by the coding sequence ATGTATTCATTAGTTGTAAATGGTAAGACAGAAACCTGTGACACGAATAAAAAGTTAATGGACTTTCTTCGTGAAGATTTAAGGTTGACTGGGACAAAAGATGGTTGTAATCAAGGTTCTTGTGGCGCTTGTTCAGTATTATTAAATGGAAGGGTTTCCAAAGCGTGTTTATTTAGCTTAGAAAAGGTAGATGGAAAAGAAATTGTCACGATCGAAGGCTTGGACCAACATCAAAAAGATGTTTATGCCTATGCTTTTGCTAAGACTGGCGCTGTTCAATGCGGTTATTGTATTCCAGGGATTGTTATTTCAGCTCACGGATTATTGAACAAAAAAGCCGAACCTAGTGATGAAGACGTTCGCAAAGCAATTCGTGGGAATATCTGCCGCTGTACAGGTTATGTCAAAATTGTTGAAGCAATTCAATTAGCAGCTAAAATGTTTCGTGAAAAATTGAGCATTCCAGAAGAGCAGTCAAATGGAAAATTAGGAGAAGACTTCAAACGAGTAGATGCTGTTGAAAAAACCTTAGGAACAGGACAATATGTAGATGACATCACAATTGAAGGAATGCTTCATGCATCAGCTGTCCGCAGTGCCTATCCAAGAGCGAAGGTTTTAAAAATCGATATAAGTAAAGCTGTTGAGCATCCAGAATGTGTTACAGTGCTGACAGCAAAAGATGTTCCTGGAAACAATAAAATCGGTCATTTGGAATTTATCTCTGATTGGGACGTTATGATATCAGTTGGGGATACCACACGTTATGTTGGTGATGCGATTGCCTTGGTTGTTTCTACAACAAGAGAAGCTTTAGAGGAAATCAAAGAATTAGTAGAAATCACTTATGAAGAACTGACACCAATAACTTCATGTGAGGCCGCATTAGTAGAAGATGCACCATTGATTCATGAAAAAGGCAATATTTTATCTCATGAACATCTTATTCGTGGTAATGCGGATGAGCAGTTGGCTTCATCTGAATATGTTGTAACCCAACATTATTCAGTTCCGATCAATGAACATGCATTTATGGAACCTGAATGTGCCATTGCAATGCCTGAAGGTGAGGATGGTATTTTACTATATAGTGCAGGTCAAAGTATCTATGATGAACAACGAGAAGTTGCTCGTATGTTAGGGGTGGAAAAGGAAAATATTCATGTTCAAGCGAAATTAGTCGGCGGCGGTTTTGGCGGAAAAGAAGATATGAGCGTGCAACATCATGCTGCTCTTGCGGCTTGGTGTTTACAAAAACCAGTCAAAGTTTTACTTAGCCGACAAGAAAGCCTAATGATTCATCCAAAACGTCATGGCATGGAAATGGACTTCACCACAGGTTGTGATGCACAAGGAAATCTAACGGCTATGAAAGCTGTCATTTATGCAGATACGGGAGCCTATGCTTCTTTAGGCGGGCCTGTTCTTCAACGAGCATGCACACATGCGGCTGGTCCCTATAAATACCAAGATATTGATGTCGAAGGTTATGCTGTGTATACAAATAATCCACCAGCTGGTGCTTTCAGAGGTTTTGGGGTTTGCCAAACAGCTTTTGCAATTGAAAGTAATCTTAATCTATTAGCGGAAAAAGTCGGTATTTCTCAATGGGATATTCGCTATAAAAATGCAGCAGAACCTGGAGATTCTTTGCCAAATGGTCAATTAGTTTCAAAAAATGCCGCATTGAAAGAAACGTTACTGGCTGTTAAAGATGCCTATGAAAACGCTGAAATTGCTGGAATTTCTTGTTTCTTTAAAAATAGCGGGATCGGCGTTGGATTATCAGATGTTGGTCGTTGTATTGTTTCTGTTGAAGACGGTAAGGTTCATGTTAGAACTAGTGCGGCTTGTATTGGACAAGGGATGGCAACGGTGACAACTCAAGTCGCATGTGAAACCTTGGATCTACCGCCAGAAATGATTATTGCTGAAGCGCCAGATACGCGCCGAACACCAGATTCCGGTACGACAACAGCCTCTCGCCAATCTTTGTTTACAGGTGAAGCGACCAGAAGAGCAGCGATGCAATTACGTTATGAGCTTGATATGGGGCGTGCGTTGTCTGATTTAGAAGGACAAGAGTTTTACGGAGAATATTCAGCTAAAACAGATCCTTTGATCAACGATAAGAAGAGTCCTGTTAGTCATGCAGGCTATGGTTATGCAGCAGAAGTTGCGATTTTAGATGAAAAAGGCAAAGTCGAAAAATTTGTGGCAGCATATGACATGGGGCAAGTCGTCAATCCTAAGGCAGCAGAAGGGCAAATCGAAGGTGGGATCGTAATGGGGATGGGTTACGCATTGACCGAGAAATTTGTCATGGAAGATGGTTATGTCAAAGCAAAATACGCTACGCTAGGCTTGCTAAATGCTGCTCAAGTGCCACCAATCGAAACAATTTTAGTTCAAGCGGACAATATTCATGATGGCTTGGCTTATGGAATCAAAGGTGTGGGAGAATTAGCAACGATCCCGACCGCACCAGCTTTGGCTGGTGCTTACTATGCACTTGATGGAAAACTAAGATCCACATTACCTATGGAAGATACTTTTTATCAAAAGAAATAA
- a CDS encoding acyl-CoA dehydratase activase, protein MKVIGLDSGSTTTKGVLFEQNNLVKKYLVLTSGDPKQAAAEVVTKLSGNEPCKLITTGYGRKLLKADKAVTEITCHAKGASYLSPGIQNVIDIGGQDSKVIRMDTDGHVLDFNMNDKCAAGTGRFVEVLMRTLGERIDLIDPFVALAEPVKINSMCTVFAESEVISLIGKGEKRENIALGVLHSIAARISNQHRQINPDQGPIFFSGGLSHSKKVVDLVAEYTQKEVYYDQELSQYAGSIGAALIGIQQK, encoded by the coding sequence ATGAAAGTAATTGGTCTTGATAGTGGATCGACGACAACGAAAGGTGTTCTCTTTGAACAAAACAATCTGGTGAAAAAATACTTGGTACTAACTTCAGGTGATCCCAAACAAGCAGCTGCAGAAGTTGTGACAAAACTAAGTGGAAATGAACCCTGTAAATTGATTACGACTGGCTATGGTCGCAAACTGTTAAAAGCCGATAAAGCAGTTACGGAAATCACTTGTCATGCTAAAGGAGCATCATATCTAAGTCCTGGAATTCAAAATGTGATCGATATCGGTGGGCAAGATAGTAAGGTGATCAGGATGGACACTGATGGGCATGTCTTAGATTTTAACATGAATGACAAATGTGCCGCTGGAACAGGACGCTTTGTAGAAGTATTAATGCGGACCTTAGGGGAAAGGATCGATCTGATTGATCCCTTTGTGGCCTTAGCTGAGCCAGTAAAAATCAATAGCATGTGCACCGTATTCGCAGAATCAGAAGTCATTAGCTTGATTGGAAAAGGCGAAAAAAGAGAAAATATCGCTTTAGGAGTCTTGCATTCGATCGCGGCTCGTATTAGTAATCAACATCGACAGATTAATCCTGATCAAGGTCCGATTTTTTTTTCTGGCGGTTTGTCTCATAGTAAGAAAGTTGTAGATTTAGTTGCTGAATATACTCAAAAAGAAGTATACTATGATCAAGAACTATCTCAATACGCAGGCTCGATTGGGGCTGCATTGATCGGTATTCAACAAAAGTGA
- a CDS encoding double-cubane-cluster-containing anaerobic reductase produces the protein MQIKTELPEIVAEFDDARRQGFIQVKELKEQGVPVVGVYCTFMPEEIVLAADAVQISLCSTSDETISAAEEDLPRNLCPLIKSSYGFGKTDKCPFFYFSDLVVGETTCDGKKKMYEYMEEFKPLYLMNLPNARNSEAAFGLWKDEIIRFKEKLESFLDVEITEERIQKAVRLKNRERAARKKFYGLGKLNPPAIEGSEIFKVMYGANYTFEKESLIQKLEDTTAKIIVQYSENHQPNGKPRILITGSPMGGVTEKVIRAVEENGGTIVGFENCTVAKAVERLVDEENEDVYEALAEKYIDIGCACMSNNTSRFDLLSQMIDDYQADGVLDMVLQSCHPYSIEALKVRRFCQSEKNVPYLYLETDYSTADIEQINTRVTAFIEMLEARSS, from the coding sequence ATGCAAATCAAAACAGAATTACCAGAAATAGTTGCGGAGTTCGATGATGCTAGACGTCAAGGTTTTATTCAAGTAAAAGAACTAAAAGAACAAGGAGTACCGGTTGTTGGTGTGTATTGTACTTTCATGCCAGAAGAAATCGTCTTAGCAGCTGATGCTGTCCAAATTAGCCTCTGTTCGACGTCAGATGAAACGATTTCAGCTGCAGAAGAGGATCTACCTAGAAATCTTTGTCCGTTGATCAAATCCAGTTATGGTTTTGGGAAAACTGATAAATGCCCATTTTTCTATTTTTCCGATTTAGTTGTAGGGGAAACAACTTGTGATGGAAAGAAAAAGATGTATGAATACATGGAAGAATTCAAACCACTGTATTTAATGAACTTACCAAACGCACGAAATTCAGAGGCAGCGTTTGGCTTATGGAAAGATGAAATCATTCGTTTTAAAGAAAAATTAGAGTCATTTCTTGATGTGGAGATTACAGAAGAACGCATTCAAAAAGCGGTTCGTCTAAAAAATAGAGAGCGAGCAGCTAGAAAAAAGTTTTATGGACTTGGGAAACTAAATCCGCCTGCAATTGAAGGCTCAGAAATTTTTAAAGTGATGTATGGCGCAAATTATACTTTTGAAAAGGAAAGTCTGATCCAAAAATTAGAGGATACAACTGCAAAAATCATCGTACAATATTCCGAAAACCATCAGCCTAATGGAAAACCTAGAATTTTAATCACTGGTTCACCAATGGGGGGTGTAACGGAAAAAGTGATTCGTGCAGTCGAAGAAAATGGTGGAACCATCGTAGGATTTGAAAATTGTACAGTAGCCAAGGCTGTTGAACGGCTAGTCGATGAAGAGAATGAAGACGTTTATGAAGCCTTAGCAGAGAAATATATCGATATTGGTTGTGCCTGTATGTCTAATAATACCAGTCGTTTTGATTTATTAAGCCAAATGATCGATGACTATCAAGCTGATGGGGTTTTAGATATGGTGCTACAATCCTGCCATCCATATTCGATCGAAGCATTGAAGGTTCGGCGTTTTTGCCAATCTGAAAAAAATGTACCGTATTTATATTTAGAAACAGACTATTCTACGGCAGATATCGAGCAAATCAATACTCGAGTGACAGCCTTTATCGAAATGTTAGAGGCGCGCTCATCATGA
- a CDS encoding ABC transporter substrate-binding protein — translation MKRKINLLLVLGLALVTIIGCTTNEKKTNETEKTQTAISSENKQSDGTRIFLDSAGREVIIPTQINKIAPSGPLAQIVLYTSSPDLLVGLASPFSSEAKEFIDIKYQKLPEFGQFYGKNASLNMEALSAAEPDVIIDIGEAKKTVKEDMDKLQEQINIPTLFIEANLKNMPETYQKLGELLGNTQTTEKLGSYCQQVIEKADSVRSSLKESEQKSIYYAAGNAGLNTNAEGSFHAQVIDEIGAKNAATGVDVVSKGGGTVISMEQLVQWQPDYILAETKAVYDQIKTDESWQELTAVKAGKVYQVPTAPYNFISSPPSVNRIIGIQWLGALVYPEQYKLNMEETVNEFYKLFYHVEPTAEQVKMILTNAQ, via the coding sequence ATGAAAAGAAAGATAAATTTGCTTTTAGTATTAGGATTAGCACTAGTTACAATTATTGGTTGCACTACTAACGAAAAAAAAACCAATGAAACTGAAAAAACGCAAACAGCTATTAGTTCCGAAAACAAACAGTCAGATGGGACACGCATTTTTCTTGATTCTGCTGGGCGTGAGGTAATCATCCCAACACAGATCAATAAAATAGCCCCTTCTGGACCACTGGCTCAAATCGTATTGTATACTAGCTCCCCTGATCTACTTGTTGGTTTAGCCAGCCCTTTTTCGTCAGAGGCTAAAGAGTTTATTGATATAAAATATCAGAAATTACCGGAATTTGGACAATTTTACGGAAAAAACGCTAGCTTAAATATGGAAGCCTTGAGTGCTGCTGAACCAGATGTCATTATCGATATCGGTGAGGCTAAAAAAACAGTGAAAGAAGATATGGACAAATTGCAAGAGCAAATCAATATTCCCACGCTTTTCATTGAAGCAAATTTAAAAAATATGCCAGAAACCTACCAGAAATTAGGTGAATTATTAGGAAACACACAAACAACAGAAAAACTTGGTTCCTATTGTCAACAGGTCATAGAAAAAGCTGATAGTGTTCGATCTTCACTAAAAGAATCAGAGCAAAAAAGTATCTATTATGCAGCCGGAAATGCTGGACTAAACACAAATGCTGAAGGCTCATTTCATGCTCAAGTGATTGATGAGATTGGCGCAAAAAATGCGGCAACAGGTGTTGATGTTGTGTCAAAAGGTGGCGGAACCGTTATTTCGATGGAACAGCTAGTTCAATGGCAGCCAGATTATATTTTAGCTGAGACAAAAGCTGTCTATGATCAAATCAAAACTGATGAGTCATGGCAAGAATTAACAGCGGTCAAAGCTGGCAAGGTTTATCAAGTGCCAACTGCACCCTATAACTTCATTAGTTCACCGCCGTCTGTCAATCGGATCATTGGCATTCAGTGGTTAGGGGCGTTAGTTTACCCTGAACAATACAAACTAAATATGGAAGAGACAGTTAACGAGTTTTACAAGCTATTCTACCATGTTGAACCGACAGCAGAACAAGTCAAAATGATTCTGACAAATGCACAATAA